Proteins from a single region of Paenibacillus sp. BIHB 4019:
- a CDS encoding beta-ketoacyl-[acyl-carrier-protein] synthase family protein translates to MSRPQAVVTGIGIIAPGGSNREAFFQSIVNGASGLRAHEKLKKLGVSGEVAGSVDELYREMEEDERAVQMTYAALDEALADSGLTKEDISKLETRAGLSLSESVPGHIKTMRYIQNNREQKWNDPDGLIEIPSLLSHIVSYIDIRGQAYTTMSACAAGTAGAGIALDAIRNGIADLMVVVGAEPLSDNYIAGFHSLQSMSLGGCVPFDKNRDGMSLGEGAAVFILETLEGAKARGAHIYGELLGYGLSNDAYHITSPDPEGEGAVRTMLMALEDAGLEPGDIDYVNAHGTATELNDLMEMRALSKVFGTEEKQSQVMISSTKAVTGHCLGAAGSVELAATLLAIDRGIVPPTAFLKEQPEPFQELQIVKGNYEERSIQYAMSNSYAFFGHSASIVVGKV, encoded by the coding sequence TCATGAAAAGCTGAAAAAGCTTGGCGTTAGTGGCGAGGTCGCTGGCAGCGTTGACGAGCTGTATCGAGAGATGGAAGAGGATGAGCGGGCCGTTCAAATGACGTATGCCGCACTTGATGAAGCTTTGGCAGACAGCGGGCTGACGAAGGAGGACATCAGCAAGCTGGAAACTAGAGCGGGCTTGTCCCTTTCAGAATCTGTGCCCGGCCATATTAAAACGATGAGATATATTCAAAATAACCGGGAACAGAAGTGGAATGATCCCGATGGACTAATCGAAATTCCATCTTTGCTCTCACATATTGTTTCGTATATAGACATAAGGGGCCAAGCCTACACAACGATGTCGGCCTGTGCCGCTGGAACTGCGGGAGCAGGAATAGCTCTTGACGCCATTCGTAATGGAATAGCGGATTTAATGGTCGTTGTTGGGGCAGAGCCCTTATCGGACAACTATATTGCCGGGTTTCACAGTCTCCAGTCCATGAGCCTGGGTGGCTGTGTGCCGTTTGATAAGAACAGGGATGGCATGTCACTGGGAGAAGGAGCGGCGGTCTTTATCTTGGAAACGCTTGAAGGAGCGAAGGCAAGAGGAGCCCATATTTACGGCGAGCTGCTGGGATACGGCTTAAGCAATGATGCCTATCATATTACAAGTCCCGATCCCGAAGGAGAAGGGGCTGTGCGGACGATGCTGATGGCTCTGGAGGATGCTGGTTTAGAGCCAGGTGACATAGATTATGTCAATGCCCATGGAACAGCGACGGAGCTGAATGACTTAATGGAAATGCGAGCGCTGTCCAAAGTTTTTGGCACCGAGGAGAAGCAGTCCCAGGTTATGATTTCTTCAACGAAGGCGGTTACCGGCCATTGTTTGGGAGCTGCGGGAAGCGTTGAGCTGGCGGCAACCTTGCTCGCTATAGATCGCGGCATTGTGCCTCCAACTGCATTTCTGAAGGAGCAGCCTGAACCTTTTCAGGAACTCCAAATTGTTAAAGGGAACTATGAGGAACGGTCGATCCAATATGCGATGTCCAACTCATACGCTTTCTTCGGCCATTCTGCAAGTATAGTTGTTGGAAAGGTATAA